The Oscillospiraceae bacterium genome contains a region encoding:
- a CDS encoding membrane protein — MALQTGAGGAQGEALLACILDMGELLLVSGAEVRRVEDTLTRLCAAYGFERADVFTITSSIVLTAAAPGGRVLTQTRRIRERRTDLGCVERVNGLSRRLCAQPLELAGLRRAVEEVRQGRAYPPWVQCAAYAVVSAAFTVFFGGAARDALAAALSGALLAGALALGRRLPLGDLLLNLLCSAFAALAAAALAALGVGVSPEKIIIGNIMLLIPGLGLTVSLRDMIGGDTISGLLGLCEAVLKALAVAAGFAVVLLRAGG, encoded by the coding sequence ATGGCGCTGCAAACAGGGGCCGGGGGCGCGCAGGGCGAGGCGCTGCTGGCCTGCATTCTGGATATGGGGGAGCTGCTGCTGGTGAGCGGCGCAGAGGTACGCCGGGTGGAGGACACCCTCACCCGCCTGTGCGCGGCGTACGGCTTTGAGCGGGCGGATGTGTTTACCATTACCTCCAGCATTGTGCTCACCGCGGCGGCCCCCGGCGGCCGGGTGCTCACCCAGACCCGCCGCATCCGTGAGCGGCGCACCGACCTTGGCTGCGTGGAGCGGGTGAACGGCCTTTCACGCAGGCTGTGCGCCCAGCCGCTTGAGCTGGCCGGGCTGCGCCGCGCGGTGGAGGAGGTGCGGCAGGGCAGGGCCTACCCGCCCTGGGTGCAGTGCGCCGCCTACGCGGTGGTTTCGGCCGCTTTCACGGTGTTTTTTGGGGGCGCGGCGCGGGATGCGCTGGCCGCCGCCCTTTCGGGCGCGCTGCTGGCCGGGGCGCTGGCGCTGGGCCGCCGGCTGCCGCTGGGCGACCTGCTGCTGAACCTTCTGTGCAGCGCCTTTGCCGCGCTGGCCGCCGCGGCCCTTGCGGCGCTGGGGGTGGGCGTGAGCCCGGAAAAGATCATCATTGGCAACATCATGCTGCTTATACCGGGGCTGGGGCTGACCGTGTCGCTGCGGGATATGATCGGCGGCGATACCATTTCGGGGCTGCTGGGCCTGTGTGAGGCGGTGCTCAAGGCGCTGGCGGTGGCCGCGGGCTTTGCGGTGGTGCTGCTGCGGGCGGGGGGATAA
- a CDS encoding hemolysin D, producing MKKIVGFISEHKKLLIVLAVLAVAVVVWQVYAGRAQAAAAQAMQANVQTLTLQRGDLARTLSANGSVQSGNAAQAATKLTYPVSEVLVKVGDTVAEGDVVARLDTTDLDEQIKNLQAALSAEKQQSDLAVAQAQRRVEDARNQKKVYEDRGDGDMGKDAWDDLMRQASLSIEDAQDALRNAMLAQSTPSATAQNLKDLKRQRSQCEITAPAAGVITEIQAVAGAPATNIASIEDPAALEIMAQVREYDVNQIQLGQAATFTSGAKDVFHGKVTFIAPKAELSASGEATYQVKFSVEDASDALRLGMTARAKIILEEKKGVFSVPLDTVGTSAEGGAVVYAKRTGADGSAVFEPIPVTTGMETDLAVEISGEGLEEGMELRSLAEAGGMGAAMAAGAMAEG from the coding sequence ATGAAGAAGATCGTTGGATTTATAAGCGAACACAAAAAGCTGCTGATCGTGCTGGCCGTGCTGGCTGTGGCCGTGGTGGTGTGGCAGGTGTATGCCGGCCGCGCCCAGGCCGCGGCGGCCCAGGCCATGCAGGCAAACGTGCAGACCCTGACCCTGCAGCGGGGAGATCTGGCCCGCACCCTGTCTGCGAACGGCAGCGTGCAGTCCGGCAACGCGGCGCAGGCCGCCACCAAGCTTACCTACCCGGTGAGCGAGGTGCTGGTAAAGGTGGGCGACACCGTGGCCGAGGGCGACGTGGTGGCCCGGCTGGACACCACCGACCTGGACGAACAGATCAAAAACCTGCAGGCCGCCCTCTCGGCTGAAAAGCAGCAGAGCGATTTGGCGGTGGCGCAGGCGCAGCGCCGGGTGGAGGACGCCCGCAACCAGAAAAAAGTCTATGAGGACCGGGGCGACGGCGACATGGGCAAGGACGCCTGGGACGACCTGATGCGCCAGGCAAGCCTTTCGATTGAGGACGCGCAGGACGCGCTGCGCAACGCGATGCTGGCCCAGAGCACGCCCAGCGCCACCGCCCAGAACCTGAAGGACCTGAAACGCCAGCGCAGCCAGTGCGAGATCACCGCGCCGGCCGCCGGGGTGATTACCGAGATCCAGGCGGTGGCCGGCGCGCCCGCCACCAACATTGCCTCCATTGAGGACCCGGCCGCCCTGGAGATCATGGCCCAGGTGCGCGAGTACGATGTGAACCAGATCCAGCTGGGCCAGGCGGCCACCTTTACCAGCGGCGCCAAGGACGTGTTCCACGGCAAGGTGACCTTTATTGCGCCCAAGGCCGAGCTCAGCGCCTCGGGCGAGGCTACTTACCAGGTGAAGTTCAGCGTGGAGGACGCCAGCGACGCGCTGCGCCTGGGCATGACCGCCCGGGCCAAGATCATTCTGGAAGAAAAGAAGGGCGTGTTCAGCGTGCCCCTGGACACGGTGGGCACCAGCGCCGAGGGCGGCGCTGTGGTGTACGCCAAGCGCACGGGCGCCGACGGCAGCGCCGTGTTTGAGCCCATTCCCGTGACCACCGGCATGGAAACCGACCTGGCGGTGGAGATCAGCGGCGAGGGCCTGGAAGAAGGCATGGAGCTGCGCAGCCTGGCCGAGGCCGGCGGCATGGGCGCGGCAATGGCCGCGGGCGCCATGGCGGAGGGTTAA
- a CDS encoding peptide ABC transporter ATP-binding protein: protein MAEQKAPLIQMEGIVKRFYIGHPNELEILHGIDLTVQEGEFLAIVGESGSGKSTMMNIIGALDKPTEGSYILDGVDMTAARDNELSALRCKKIGFVFQTFNLIARVSALKNVELPMLYAGVPAARRAARAKELLELVGMGDRMNHQPSELSGGQKQRVAIARAMANDPAVLLADEPTGALDSATGRVVMDIFHKLHREQGKTILLITHSQELAAECERIVTLLDGEIVSERKGGAAE, encoded by the coding sequence ATGGCGGAGCAAAAAGCCCCTCTCATTCAAATGGAGGGCATCGTAAAGCGATTTTACATCGGCCACCCCAACGAGCTGGAAATTCTGCACGGCATTGACCTGACCGTTCAGGAAGGGGAGTTTTTGGCCATTGTGGGCGAGAGCGGCAGCGGCAAATCCACCATGATGAACATCATCGGCGCGCTGGATAAGCCCACCGAGGGGAGCTATATCCTGGACGGGGTGGACATGACCGCCGCAAGGGACAACGAGCTTTCGGCCCTGCGCTGCAAAAAAATAGGCTTTGTGTTCCAGACCTTCAACCTGATCGCCCGGGTGAGCGCGCTCAAAAATGTGGAGCTGCCCATGCTGTATGCGGGCGTGCCCGCCGCCCGGCGCGCCGCCCGGGCCAAAGAGCTGCTGGAGCTTGTGGGCATGGGCGACCGCATGAACCACCAGCCAAGCGAGCTTTCGGGCGGGCAGAAGCAGCGGGTGGCGATTGCCCGCGCCATGGCCAACGACCCGGCGGTGCTGCTAGCCGACGAGCCCACCGGCGCGCTGGATTCGGCCACCGGCCGGGTGGTGATGGATATTTTCCACAAGCTGCACAGGGAACAGGGGAAAACCATCCTGCTGATCACCCACAGCCAGGAGCTGGCCGCCGAGTGCGAGCGCATCGTGACCCTGCTGGACGGCGAGATCGTGAGTGAACGGAAGGGGGGCGCGGCCGAATGA
- a CDS encoding ABC transporter permease: MIWENIKLALSGLMTNKMRALLTMLGIIIGIGSVIAIVTVGNSLTSSVSDSLVSLGGNNLQVGVNQRPDENGNYSNSVSYYEEDLLSDEMLDSLRQRFSQQIKALIIANYGGSGKAQDGRLYANLQTVGVNPDFFVADKVDMVAGRALRESDMEGARKVAVVSDLVVDNMFGGDANAALGKTISLASGNEVKEYAIVGVYHYQMQGIFLGGAGPTTSKDTTTEMYVPNATMKDEWGDRYFSVELVPQPGVDGNDLAARIEAFFDETYYKNNENFMVRAYNLQNEMASITSVLDTISIAIGIIAGISLLVGGIGVMNIMLVSITERTREIGVRKALGAKNSAIRTQFIVESIIICAIGGVLGILVGMGLGSVGASFLGAPAKVSFGTILGAVGFSMAIGVFFGYYPANKAAKLDPIEALRYE; encoded by the coding sequence ATGATCTGGGAAAACATAAAACTGGCCCTTTCGGGCCTGATGACCAACAAAATGCGGGCCCTGCTCACCATGCTGGGCATCATCATCGGCATCGGGTCGGTGATCGCCATTGTTACGGTGGGCAACTCGCTCACCAGCTCGGTGAGCGACAGCCTGGTATCGCTGGGCGGCAACAACCTGCAGGTGGGCGTGAACCAGCGCCCGGATGAAAACGGGAACTATTCCAACTCGGTGAGTTACTACGAGGAGGACCTGCTCAGCGACGAGATGCTGGATTCGCTGCGGCAGCGCTTTTCGCAGCAGATCAAGGCGCTGATCATTGCCAACTACGGCGGCAGCGGCAAGGCCCAGGACGGCCGCCTGTACGCGAACCTGCAGACCGTGGGCGTGAACCCGGACTTTTTTGTTGCCGACAAGGTGGATATGGTGGCGGGCCGTGCGCTGCGCGAGAGCGACATGGAGGGCGCGCGCAAGGTGGCCGTGGTGAGCGATTTGGTGGTGGACAACATGTTCGGCGGCGACGCGAACGCCGCGCTGGGCAAGACCATCTCGCTGGCCAGCGGCAACGAGGTGAAAGAGTACGCCATTGTGGGCGTGTATCACTACCAGATGCAGGGCATCTTTTTGGGCGGCGCCGGCCCCACCACCAGCAAGGACACCACCACCGAGATGTATGTGCCGAACGCAACCATGAAAGATGAGTGGGGCGACCGGTATTTCTCGGTGGAGCTGGTGCCCCAGCCGGGGGTGGACGGCAACGACCTGGCGGCGCGCATCGAGGCATTTTTTGACGAGACCTATTATAAAAACAACGAGAATTTCATGGTGCGGGCCTACAACCTGCAAAACGAGATGGCCTCGATCACCAGCGTGCTGGACACCATCTCGATCGCCATTGGCATCATTGCGGGCATCAGCCTTTTGGTGGGCGGCATCGGCGTGATGAACATCATGCTGGTAAGCATTACCGAGCGCACCCGCGAGATCGGCGTGCGCAAGGCCCTGGGCGCCAAGAACAGCGCCATCCGCACCCAGTTCATTGTGGAGTCCATCATCATCTGCGCCATCGGCGGCGTGCTGGGTATTCTGGTGGGCATGGGGCTTGGCAGCGTGGGCGCAAGCTTTTTGGGCGCGCCCGCAAAGGTGAGCTTTGGCACAATTTTGGGCGCGGTGGGCTTTTCCATGGCGATCGGCGTGTTCTTTGGGTACTACCCGGCGAACAAGGCCGCCAAGCTGGACCCCATTGAGGCGCTGCGCTACGAATAA
- a CDS encoding transcriptional regulator has translation MTGLERLEQMLEEHGGMLQTAQVTAAGISKPIFYDFIREKNLERAAHGVYVSSDAWVDAMYLIHLRCGQAVFSHETALFFHNLTDREPSPYSVTVKRGYSPSRLKADGIAVYTIKPELHEIGITHLQTPFGHMVSVYNMERTICDLVRCRSKIEIQTMQGALKQYVLRKDKNLRVLIRYAGLFHIEKILSQYLEVLL, from the coding sequence ATGACGGGGCTTGAACGTTTGGAACAAATGTTGGAAGAACATGGCGGAATGCTGCAAACCGCACAAGTTACGGCAGCAGGTATCTCAAAGCCAATTTTTTATGATTTTATCAGAGAAAAAAATTTGGAGCGGGCAGCGCATGGCGTCTATGTATCATCGGACGCTTGGGTAGATGCTATGTATCTCATTCACCTGCGTTGTGGTCAGGCTGTTTTTTCCCATGAAACGGCTTTGTTTTTTCATAATCTTACAGACCGCGAGCCTTCCCCTTATTCCGTTACAGTAAAGCGGGGGTATAGTCCCTCACGGCTGAAAGCCGATGGGATTGCGGTCTATACAATCAAACCGGAGTTGCATGAGATCGGCATTACCCATTTGCAAACGCCATTCGGTCACATGGTATCTGTTTACAATATGGAGCGTACCATCTGCGACTTGGTCCGCTGCCGAAGCAAAATAGAAATTCAAACCATGCAAGGCGCATTAAAACAATATGTCCTTCGGAAGGACAAGAATCTGCGCGTGTTGATCCGCTATGCCGGGCTGTTTCACATTGAAAAGATTTTAAGCCAATACTTGGAGGTACTGCTATGA
- a CDS encoding oxidoreductase, which produces MTSIWGNSLSGIDQGPLQQDLQTQVLIIGAGMAGILLADSLRQRGVPVVLVDAGLPASGQTCRTTAKITAQHGALYSTLEETLGAQQAAQYAAANRQAVERYAQLVRQRGISCGLVRCPAFLYSVADAGAMQREAAAQQRAGLGARFTTGTELPFPVAGAVEVKGQARFHPLQFLTALAQPLTIYSHSRVLRVEGCCAQLENGRTITARQIVFACHYPFVNAPGFYFARMHQERSYVLALQGAMQPRGMYLGVDPENGWSLRTAGEFLLFGGAGHRTGENRAGGRYDALLQKARELWPGCTPAARWSAQDCMTLDGMPYIGIFAPSQPNWYVATGFGKWGMTGSMVAAMVLAPLLCGEAPPFGGLFSPSRFTPAASAGAFAHDAAHAVRDLSRQWFGAARAAADALPLGHGGVVEVEGEKVGAYRAPGGEFYFVSTRCPHLGCQLEWNPDEKSWDCPCHGSRFDFRGQLLDGPAQHSILLDGPVTPE; this is translated from the coding sequence ATGACTTCGATTTGGGGAAACAGCCTTTCCGGCATTGACCAGGGGCCTTTGCAGCAGGACCTTCAAACCCAGGTGCTGATCATCGGCGCGGGCATGGCCGGCATCCTGCTTGCAGACAGCCTGCGCCAGCGGGGCGTGCCGGTGGTCCTGGTGGACGCGGGCCTGCCCGCCAGCGGCCAGACCTGCCGCACCACGGCCAAGATCACGGCGCAGCACGGCGCGCTTTACAGCACGCTGGAAGAAACGCTGGGCGCGCAGCAGGCGGCCCAGTACGCCGCCGCAAACCGGCAGGCCGTCGAGCGCTATGCCCAGCTTGTTCGGCAGCGCGGCATTTCCTGCGGGCTTGTGCGCTGCCCGGCCTTTTTGTATTCGGTGGCGGACGCCGGCGCCATGCAGCGCGAGGCGGCGGCCCAGCAGCGCGCCGGGCTCGGCGCCCGCTTCACCACCGGCACCGAGCTTCCCTTCCCAGTGGCCGGCGCGGTGGAGGTAAAGGGCCAGGCGCGCTTCCATCCGCTCCAGTTTTTAACCGCGCTGGCCCAGCCCCTCACCATTTACAGCCACAGCCGGGTGCTCCGGGTCGAGGGCTGCTGTGCCCAGCTGGAAAATGGCCGCACCATCACCGCCCGGCAGATCGTGTTCGCCTGCCACTACCCCTTTGTGAATGCGCCGGGCTTTTATTTTGCCCGCATGCACCAGGAGCGCAGCTATGTGCTGGCCCTCCAAGGCGCCATGCAGCCCCGGGGCATGTACCTGGGCGTGGACCCGGAAAACGGCTGGTCGCTGCGCACCGCCGGGGAGTTTTTGCTGTTCGGCGGGGCCGGCCACCGCACCGGCGAAAACCGGGCGGGCGGGCGTTACGACGCGCTGCTCCAAAAAGCCCGCGAGCTTTGGCCCGGCTGCACCCCGGCGGCCCGCTGGTCCGCGCAGGACTGCATGACCCTGGACGGAATGCCCTACATCGGCATTTTCGCCCCCTCCCAGCCAAACTGGTACGTTGCCACCGGCTTTGGCAAGTGGGGCATGACCGGCTCCATGGTGGCGGCCATGGTGCTGGCGCCGCTGCTGTGCGGCGAAGCCCCGCCCTTCGGCGGGCTCTTCTCGCCCTCGCGCTTTACGCCCGCGGCCAGCGCCGGCGCCTTTGCGCACGACGCCGCCCATGCGGTGCGCGACCTTTCCCGGCAGTGGTTCGGCGCGGCCCGGGCGGCGGCCGATGCGCTGCCTTTGGGGCACGGCGGCGTGGTGGAGGTGGAAGGCGAAAAGGTGGGCGCTTACCGGGCGCCGGGCGGCGAATTTTATTTTGTTTCCACCCGCTGCCCGCACCTGGGCTGCCAGCTGGAATGGAACCCGGACGAAAAAAGCTGGGATTGCCCCTGCCATGGCTCGCGCTTTGATTTTCGCGGCCAGCTGCTCGACGGCCCTGCCCAGCACTCCATTCTGCTGGACGGCCCCGTCACCCCTGAATAG
- a CDS encoding huntington interacting protein HYPE produces MTNKKPPFQITNTMIGDIAEIAELVGRLTAANRFSASPTLRRANRIRTIHGSLAIEQNTLSLEQVTAVVNGKHVLAPPKDIAEVKNAYEIYERLDELDPYSTDSLLTAHGVMTRGLVEEAGMFRTRPVGVVDQAGHVLHFGTLPQYVPDLVMELLDWVKNSEVHMLIRSCVFHYEFELIHPFADGNGRVGRLWHTLLLSKWNPAFAWLPVESIIHDRQQEYYTAINASNDAGESTEFIEFMLSAIKASLMDAACMSDEMSDAAMEKAELRRRQIEAFLKTHAFIRNADVRGMCSVSAATANRILTGLAAEGALIRCHEGQHWAYRPCPKGFSKNISAGQGPI; encoded by the coding sequence ATGACAAATAAAAAGCCGCCTTTTCAGATCACAAACACAATGATCGGCGATATTGCGGAGATCGCGGAACTGGTGGGCCGGCTCACAGCCGCGAATCGGTTTTCGGCCAGCCCCACCCTGCGGCGGGCCAACCGCATCCGCACGATCCACGGGTCTTTGGCGATCGAGCAAAACACGCTTAGTTTGGAACAGGTAACGGCGGTTGTGAACGGAAAGCATGTTCTTGCGCCCCCGAAAGACATTGCGGAGGTGAAAAATGCTTATGAGATCTACGAGCGGCTGGACGAGCTGGACCCCTATTCCACAGACAGTTTACTGACAGCCCATGGCGTTATGACACGGGGATTGGTGGAGGAGGCGGGGATGTTCCGCACCCGGCCCGTTGGCGTTGTGGATCAGGCGGGGCACGTGCTGCATTTCGGCACCTTGCCCCAGTATGTTCCGGATTTGGTGATGGAACTGCTGGATTGGGTGAAGAACAGCGAGGTTCACATGCTGATCCGCAGCTGTGTGTTCCACTATGAATTTGAACTGATCCACCCCTTTGCCGACGGAAATGGCCGGGTGGGCCGGCTGTGGCATACGCTGCTTCTTTCCAAATGGAACCCCGCCTTTGCCTGGCTGCCGGTGGAATCGATCATTCACGACCGGCAGCAGGAGTATTATACAGCCATCAATGCCTCCAACGACGCCGGGGAGTCCACAGAATTTATTGAGTTCATGCTGTCGGCAATCAAAGCATCGCTCATGGATGCGGCCTGCATGAGCGATGAAATGAGCGATGCAGCGATGGAGAAAGCGGAGCTCCGCCGCAGGCAGATTGAGGCGTTTTTGAAAACGCACGCGTTTATCAGGAATGCGGATGTCCGCGGGATGTGCAGCGTATCAGCGGCTACGGCAAACCGCATCCTTACAGGGCTAGCGGCGGAGGGCGCGCTTATCCGGTGCCACGAGGGCCAACACTGGGCGTACAGACCATGCCCCAAGGGCTTTTCAAAGAACATTTCTGCCGGGCAAGGGCCAATCTAA
- a CDS encoding oxidoreductase translates to MKTLKLRDGFYWTGIIDDQLRVFDIVMYTEFGTTYNSYALTTGGKTVLFETAKVKFFDEYLDKLRQVIDVNSIDYLVMSHTEPDHAGSVEKLLDYSPQMKILATPCAVGFLKEIVNRDFVSLPVKDGQQMKIGERTLRFMAVPNLHWPDTMYTFIEEEQILVTCDSFGAHYCLPEVLRSKVQNEQDYQKALKYYFDCIIGPFKPFMLRALDRVEPLDVTLVCTGHGPVLDSRIRETFAQYRQWSTIKNPNGKKTVIIPYVSAYGYTGQLAEAIAQGIAASGDVAVRRYDMVEADPAKVEEELLFADGFLLGTPTIVGQALRPIWELTLEMFPATHGGKLAGAFGSYGWSGEGVPNITERLRQLKLKVVDGFRVRFKPSEADLVGAYEYGYQFGCRLLDKPLAPPEKKGGRKLVKCLVCGEIFDASLDVCPVCGVGRENFVPVEDAATGYRRDSQEYYLILGGGAAALNAARAIRERDTTGSIVMVSEEPYAPYNRPMLTKALLAGLTPEQLAMESPEWYQENRVYQVLGKRAEQVDLAKREVTLSGGEVLQFTKLIYALGSECFIPPMPGSELEGVVAVRRLADVRRVEALMKQTKHAVVIGGGVLGLEAAWELKKAGLSVTVLEVAPRLMPRQLDETAAALLTAAAEKAGIAVRTGAAVKAIQGSGRAEAVVLENGERFQAGLVIVSAGVRANTALAGAMGLQTGRAVLVNERMETSAPGVYACGDCAEYQGMNLANWAQAVDQGKVAGANAAGEALTYAPTLMGLTFQGMNTALFAAGDNGSNPALLYKTLEFRDAGKGQYRKFYFLNDRLCGGILLGDTSAMAALTAALQSHATYKQMRESELMG, encoded by the coding sequence ATGAAAACGCTCAAACTGCGGGACGGCTTTTACTGGACCGGCATCATCGACGATCAGCTGCGCGTGTTCGACATTGTAATGTACACCGAATTCGGCACCACCTACAACTCCTACGCGCTCACCACCGGCGGCAAGACCGTGCTGTTCGAAACCGCCAAGGTCAAATTTTTCGACGAATACCTGGACAAGCTGCGCCAGGTCATCGATGTGAACTCCATCGATTACCTGGTCATGAGCCACACCGAGCCGGACCACGCGGGCAGCGTGGAAAAGCTGCTGGACTACAGCCCCCAGATGAAGATCCTTGCCACCCCCTGCGCCGTCGGCTTTTTAAAAGAGATCGTGAACCGCGATTTTGTAAGCCTGCCGGTCAAGGACGGCCAGCAGATGAAGATCGGCGAGCGCACCCTGCGCTTTATGGCGGTGCCGAACCTCCACTGGCCCGACACCATGTATACCTTTATCGAGGAGGAGCAGATCCTTGTTACCTGCGATTCCTTCGGCGCGCACTACTGCCTGCCCGAAGTGCTGCGCAGCAAGGTGCAGAACGAGCAGGATTACCAAAAGGCCCTGAAATATTATTTCGACTGCATCATCGGCCCCTTCAAGCCCTTCATGCTGCGGGCGCTGGACCGGGTGGAGCCGCTGGACGTGACCCTGGTGTGCACCGGCCACGGCCCCGTGCTGGACAGCCGCATCCGCGAGACCTTCGCCCAGTACCGCCAGTGGTCCACCATTAAAAACCCCAACGGCAAAAAGACCGTGATCATTCCCTACGTCAGCGCCTACGGCTACACCGGCCAGTTGGCCGAGGCCATTGCCCAGGGCATCGCCGCCAGCGGCGACGTGGCGGTGCGCCGCTACGACATGGTGGAGGCCGACCCCGCCAAGGTGGAAGAGGAACTGCTGTTTGCCGACGGCTTTCTGCTCGGCACCCCCACCATTGTGGGGCAGGCTTTGCGCCCCATTTGGGAGCTCACGCTGGAAATGTTCCCCGCCACCCACGGCGGCAAGCTGGCGGGCGCCTTCGGCAGCTACGGCTGGAGCGGCGAGGGCGTGCCCAACATTACCGAGCGGCTGCGCCAGCTCAAGCTCAAGGTGGTCGACGGCTTCCGGGTGCGCTTCAAGCCCAGCGAGGCCGACCTGGTGGGCGCCTACGAATACGGCTACCAGTTCGGCTGCCGCCTGCTGGACAAGCCCCTTGCCCCTCCCGAGAAAAAGGGCGGCCGCAAGCTGGTCAAATGCCTTGTGTGCGGCGAAATTTTCGACGCCTCGCTGGATGTGTGCCCGGTGTGCGGCGTGGGCCGCGAAAACTTTGTTCCTGTGGAAGACGCCGCCACCGGCTACCGGCGCGACAGCCAAGAGTACTATCTGATCCTGGGCGGCGGCGCGGCGGCGCTGAACGCGGCCCGGGCCATCCGCGAGCGGGACACCACCGGCAGCATCGTCATGGTGTCGGAAGAGCCGTACGCCCCCTACAACCGGCCCATGCTCACCAAGGCCCTGCTGGCCGGGCTCACCCCCGAACAGCTGGCCATGGAGAGCCCGGAATGGTACCAGGAAAACCGCGTCTACCAGGTGCTGGGCAAACGGGCGGAACAGGTAGACCTTGCAAAGCGCGAGGTCACCCTTTCGGGCGGTGAGGTGCTGCAGTTCACAAAGCTGATCTACGCCCTGGGCAGCGAGTGCTTCATCCCGCCCATGCCCGGCAGCGAACTGGAGGGCGTGGTGGCCGTGCGCCGCCTGGCGGACGTGCGCAGGGTCGAAGCCCTGATGAAACAGACCAAACACGCCGTGGTTATCGGCGGCGGCGTGCTGGGCCTGGAGGCCGCCTGGGAACTGAAAAAGGCCGGCCTTTCCGTTACCGTGCTGGAGGTGGCTCCCCGCCTGATGCCCCGCCAGCTGGACGAAACCGCCGCCGCCCTGCTCACCGCCGCCGCCGAAAAGGCGGGCATTGCGGTGCGCACCGGCGCAGCGGTAAAGGCCATCCAGGGCAGCGGCCGGGCCGAGGCCGTTGTGCTGGAAAACGGCGAGCGGTTCCAGGCCGGGCTGGTGATCGTGTCCGCCGGGGTGCGGGCAAACACTGCCCTTGCCGGCGCCATGGGCCTGCAAACAGGCCGCGCCGTGCTTGTGAACGAGCGCATGGAAACCAGCGCCCCGGGCGTGTACGCCTGCGGCGACTGCGCCGAATACCAGGGTATGAACCTTGCCAACTGGGCGCAGGCTGTGGACCAGGGCAAGGTGGCCGGCGCCAACGCCGCGGGCGAGGCGCTCACCTACGCCCCCACCCTGATGGGGCTGACCTTCCAGGGCATGAACACCGCCCTGTTCGCCGCGGGCGACAACGGCTCCAACCCCGCGCTGCTGTACAAAACCCTGGAATTCCGCGACGCGGGCAAGGGCCAGTACCGCAAGTTCTACTTTTTGAACGACCGGCTGTGCGGCGGCATCCTTTTGGGCGACACCAGCGCCATGGCCGCCCTCACCGCCGCGCTGCAAAGCCACGCCACCTACAAGCAGATGCGCGAGAGCGAACTGATGGGTTAA
- a CDS encoding nitroreductase, with product MNEILRELAARKSVRVFTEEPVTEAEKQAVLGAAFEAPTAGCQQLYTILDVTDPALKERLAELCDHQPFIATAPVVLVFLADCHRWPQVYRAAGCKVRGPGAGDALLAVADACIAAQNAVTAAGSLGLGSCYIGDVLEQCEAMRAALRLPAHVLPAAMLVMGRPTRQQQERPKPARFAPEYIVCENVYREKTDEEHRAALAQRAAREGKKAFQFEAWVQAFAKRKYESGFSREMSRSAAVYLKDFMGGEG from the coding sequence ATGAACGAGATACTGCGGGAGCTTGCCGCGCGCAAAAGCGTGCGGGTATTCACGGAGGAGCCGGTGACCGAGGCGGAAAAGCAGGCGGTACTGGGCGCGGCATTTGAGGCGCCCACCGCCGGCTGCCAGCAGCTTTACACCATTTTGGACGTGACCGACCCGGCGCTGAAGGAACGGCTGGCCGAACTGTGCGATCACCAGCCCTTTATTGCCACCGCGCCGGTGGTGCTGGTGTTTTTGGCCGACTGCCACCGCTGGCCGCAGGTGTATCGCGCCGCGGGCTGCAAGGTGCGCGGGCCGGGGGCGGGGGACGCGCTGCTGGCGGTGGCCGACGCCTGCATTGCCGCCCAAAACGCGGTCACGGCCGCCGGGAGCCTGGGGCTGGGCAGCTGCTACATTGGGGACGTGCTGGAGCAGTGCGAGGCCATGCGCGCCGCGCTGCGCCTGCCTGCCCACGTGCTGCCCGCCGCCATGCTGGTGATGGGCCGCCCCACCCGCCAGCAGCAGGAGCGGCCAAAGCCCGCCCGGTTTGCGCCGGAATACATCGTGTGCGAGAATGTTTACCGGGAAAAGACCGACGAGGAGCACCGCGCCGCCCTTGCACAGCGGGCGGCACGGGAGGGGAAGAAGGCCTTCCAGTTTGAGGCCTGGGTGCAGGCGTTTGCAAAACGCAAATACGAGAGCGGGTTTTCGCGGGAGATGAGCCGCAGCGCCGCCGTGTACCTGAAGGACTTTATGGGCGGCGAAGGCTGA